The following coding sequences lie in one Eremothecium sinecaudum strain ATCC 58844 chromosome IV, complete sequence genomic window:
- the NUG1 gene encoding RNA-binding GTPase NUG1 (Syntenic homolog of Ashbya gossypii ADR008W; Syntenic homolog of Saccharomyces cerevisiae YER006W (NUG1)), with translation MRVRKRTSKRTTTRMREGIKKKAAAQNRKEKKLAKKDITWKSRANKDPGIPASFPYKNRILEAIEEKKRIDNEEKERKKQERLEAKRLAQEQGEELMDDSSAEDQEDDGNGLAALVESARLAATEFDGTGGMDVDEEDIDVKEYDIDFYDQAGEGESELEKSRKAYDKIFKTVVDAADVVLYVLDARDPEGTRSRRVEQAVLQSQGKRLLLILNKVDLVPPHVLEQWLDYLKSSFPTIPFKASSGATNASSFNKTLSQSTTASSLLESLKKYSNDCNLKRSIVVGVIGYPNVGKSSVINALTQRRGGKTRACPVGNQPGITTSLREVKIDNKLKILDSPGICFPSDTGKKNKTEQEAELALLNALPAKYIIDPYPAILKLIKRLSQSEEMTASFKALYELPPIPANDVETFTKQFLIHIARKRGRLSKGGIPNLASAGISVLNDWRDGKILGWVLPNSSKVAAAKSKQLEQKTSHIKPVKVSKEEEQPTIVQQWSKEFDLDGLFATLDNALKADKNSVGTAQ, from the coding sequence ATGAGAGTCAGAAAGCGTACCTCAAAGAGGACCACTACTCGTATGAGGGAAGGTatcaagaagaaggctGCTGCTCAAAACAGAAAGGAAAAAAAACTAGCTAAGAAGGACATTACATGGAAGTCTCGGGCTAACAAAGATCCAGGTATTCCAGCAAGTTTTCCCTACAAGAATAGGATCCTGGAAGCAATTGAAGAGAAAAAGCGtattgataatgaagaaaaggaacGCAAGAAACAAGAAAGATTGGAGGCTAAGAGGCTCGCTCAGGAACAGGGCGAGGAACTAATGGACGATAGTTCAGCAGAAGACCAAGAAGACGACGGGAATGGACTTGCTGCTCTTGTAGAATCTGCAAGACTTGCTGCCACCGAATTTGACGGAACAGGCGGAATGGATGTAGACGAAGAAGATATAGACGTCAAAGAATACGATATTGATTTCTATGATCAAGCTGGAGAGGGTGAAAGTGAATTGGAAAAGTCTAGGAAGGCGTATGataaaatttttaaaacaGTGGTTGATGCTGCTGATGTTGTTTTATATGTTTTGGATGCAAGGGATCCTGAAGGAACGAGGTCAAGAAGGGTCGAACAGGCTGTTTTGCAATCACAGGGTAAAAGACTCCTATTGATATTAAATAAGGTCGATCTTGTTCCACCACATGTGTTAGAGCAATGGTTAGATTATTTGAAGTCCAGTTTTCCAACAATTCCATTTAAGGCGTCTTCGGGTGCTACAAATGCTTCTTCGTTTAATAAAACATTGTCACAGTCCACTACTGCATCAAGTCTGTTAGAATCACTGAAgaaatattcaaatgaCTGTAACTTGAAGCGTTCAATTGTAGTTGGTGTAATTGGATACCCAAATGTTGGGAAGTCATCTGTCATAAACGCTTTGACTCAAAGACGGGGTGGCAAGACTAGAGCTTGTCCAGTTGGAAACCAGCCTGGTATTACAACTTCTTTGAGGGAAGTTAAGATTGATAATAAATTAAAGATTTTGGATTCCCCAGGTATTTGCTTTCCAAGTGATACAGGTAAGAAAAATAAAACTGAACAAGAAGCCGAATTGGCTTTGCTCAACGCGCTACCTGCGAAGTATATTATTGACCCATATCCAGCTATTTTGAAGTTAATTAAAAGACTGTCacaaagtgaagaaatgACAGCAAGCTTTAAGGCCCTGTATGAATTACCTCCAATTCCCGCTAATGATGTAGAAACATTCACAAAACAATTTTTGATTCACATAGCTCGTAAGAGAGGAAGGTTAAGCAAAGGTGGCATTCCAAACTTGGCTAGTGCAGGCATTTCTGTCCTTAACGACTGGAGAGACGGAAAGATTTTGGGATGGGTTCTTCCAAATTCATCGAAGGTAGCCGCTGCCAAATCCAAACAATTGGAGCAAAAAACCTCACATATTAAACCTGTTAAGGTATCAAAGGAGGAAGAGCAACCGACTATTGTTCAGCAATGGTCAAAAGAATTCGATCTTGATGGCTTATTTGCTACTTTGGATAATGCTCTCAAAGCGGATAAGAACTCTGTCGGAACCGCCCAATAA
- the PAC2 gene encoding Pac2p (Syntenic homolog of Ashbya gossypii ADR009W; Syntenic homolog of Saccharomyces cerevisiae YER007W (PAC2)) — translation MCYNVGDRLQIGEEIGTVRFIGKIAEWPSETAYGIEWDNITKGKHDGVLNGIRYFTTIVENSGSFLKESYILRRAELTTSLSNALHVKYGDTLSDIAMSFGQKKVESYGFKKLTLMNNELKKLSVVSLSKLSINKVGTIDDIRSFCESCPRVTNLDISYNLFTSFRDILRLVSLANNIITLDASGNVFQNIEYVDLKCLHIKRLILRDCKLDINSLKRILEAFPNLEFLDVSSNLITTIDHFQVPNKLEELDLSQNNICNIPCTLFTPRLTVLRIANNNVTTVEFKNCENLQNLNISRNSIKSWSIVDEINSHCSNLKSLNIIKNPIYEDELEDVNFYQAIARVGSLSVLNGSILPRGLRQDAELYFISKVQNNLLEYDTKSTRWQELLNSYNITDDRKSNHLSNVLEGFFCKLRILLHDQETFEMTVLTSSSVRYLRTIIARKIGTEVLSVDICYSIIPGVKSKFGQEFSPLSNFNITTGTIIYVNVETIS, via the coding sequence ATGTGTTACAATGTTGGAGATAGATTGCAGATAGGCGAAGAAATTGGCACAGTTAGATTTATTGGGAAAATTGCTGAATGGCCCAGTGAAACTGCCTACGGTATTGAATGGGATAATATCACTAAAGGTAAACATGATGGTGTTTTAAATGGAATTCGATATTTTACAACAATAGTGGAGAATAGTGGGTCATTTTTAAAGGAATCATATATATTAAGGCGAGCAGAATTAACTACATCGTTGTCAAACGCGTTACATGTCAAATATGGCGATACACTATCTGATATTGCAATGTCTTTTGGACAAAAAAAGGTAGAAAGCTATGGCTTTAAGAAGTTAACACTTATGAATAATGAACTTAAGAAGTTGAGTGTCGTAAGTTTATCTAAACTTAGCATTAATAAAGTGGGTACGATCGATGATATTAGGAGCTTCTGCGAATCATGCCCAAGGGTCACGAACCTGGATATATCATATAATCTTTTCACTAGTTTTAGAGATATATTACGGCTCGTTTCCTTAGCAAATAACATAATTACCCTCGATGCAAGTGGAAATGTCTTTCAAAACATTGAATATGTTGACCTTAAGTGCCTACATATAAAAAGATTAATACTAAGAGATTGCAAGCTAGATATCAATTCTCTAAAAAGAATATTGGAAGCGTTTCCTAACCTGGAATTTCTTGATGTTTCTTCAAACTTAATTACCACTATTGATCATTTCCAAGTACCGAATAAGTTAGAAGAACTTGATCTGTCCCAAAACAATATCTGCAATATACCATGTACATTGTTCACGCCGCGGCTAACCGTACTAAGAATTGCAAATAATAATGTTACTACTGTAGAGTTTAAGAACTGTGaaaatcttcaaaaccTTAATATATCGAGAAACTCAATCAAATCCTGGTCTATTGTAGATGAAATCAATTCCCACTGCTCGAATTTAAAAAGTTTGAATATCATTAAAAACCCGATCTATGAAGATGAGCTAGAAGATGTGAACTTTTATCAAGCAATAGCAAGAGTCGGATCATTGAGTGTTTTAAATGGTAGCATTCTACCTCGAGGTCTAAGGCAAGATGCAGAACTGTATTTTATCTCTAAAGTGCAGAATAATCTCTTAGAATATGATACAAAATCAACACGTTGGCAAGAATTGCTGAATTCCTACAATATTACAGATGATAGAAAGTCCAATCACCTTTCTAATGTCTTAGAAGGCTTTTTTTGCAAACTGCGAATCCTTTTGCATGATCAAGAAACTTTTGAAATGACCGTGTTGACTAGTTCCTCAGTCCGTTACTTAAGGACCATTATTGCAAGAAAAATTGGGACTGAAGTTCTTTCTGTCGATATTTGTTATTCTATTATACCAGGTGTGAAATCCAAATTTGGACAAGAATTTTCACCATTGAGTAATTTCAATATCACTACTGGAACTATAATATATGTAAATGTAGAGACTATTTCATAG
- the TMA20 gene encoding translation machinery-associated protein 20 (Syntenic homolog of Ashbya gossypii ADR010C; Syntenic homolog of Saccharomyces cerevisiae YER007C-A (TMA20); 1-intron in Ashbya gossypii) — protein sequence MFKKFSKEDIHTRTKVKSSVQRSLKTKLVEQFPKLEPVIDELIPKKAELQVIKCSGKIQLYTVGDEVYFFQNFDELIPTLKFVHKFPEAFPTVQVDRGAIKFVLSGANIMCPGLTSAGAKLPEDPGYEKDALVIVNAENKENALAVGRLLMSTNEIKSINKGHGVEMIHHLGDCLWNFNLD from the exons ATGTTCAAGAA GTTTTCTAAAGAGGATATACATACTCGTACTAAGGTGAAATCATCTGTTCAACGGTCTTTGAAGACAAAGTTAGTTGAACAATTCCCCAAATTAGAACCGGTAATTGACGAATTAATCCCAAAGAAGGCCGAGCTACAAGTTATCAAATGTTCCGGTAAAATTCAACTATATACAGTTGGTGATGAGGTTTATTTCTTTCAAAACTTTGACGAGTTGATTCCGACTTTAAAATTTGTTCATAAATTCCCTGAAGCATTTCCTACAGTACAGGTTGACAGAGGTGCCATTAAGTTTGTATTGTCTGGAGCTAATATTATGTGTCCAGGGCTAACTTCGGCCGGTGCTAAACTTCCAGAGGATCCAGGATATGAAAAAGATGCATTAGTTATTGTAAATGCTGAAAACAAAGAGAACGCGCTTGCCGTTGGTAGATTACTTATGAGCACTAATGAAATAAAGTCCATCAACAAGGGGCATGGGGTTGAAATGATCCATCATTTGGGCGACTGTTTATGGAATTTTAACTTAGATTAG
- the MPH1 gene encoding 3'-5' DNA helicase (Syntenic homolog of Ashbya gossypii ADR011C; Syntenic homolog of Saccharomyces cerevisiae YIR002C (MPH1)), producing the protein MSDFSDLDDDDLVELLEAGVNRCVETTVRRHNLPVQRDLVGNILKGEKSYYEEIKTTVTYKPTHHQLCYEKLGLYVYPTNYEVRDYQFEIVKRALFENVLCAIPTGMGKTFIASTVMLNYYNWTKTSKIIFTAPTRPLVAQQIKACLGITGLPYSDTAILLDKSRKHREQIWAEKRVFFATPQVIENDLKRGALNPNDIVLLVIDEAHRARGSYAYVEVAKFIDRFNTSYRTLALTATPAADLEGVQEVVENLHISKIELRTEESEDIRKYMKRRDTEKVNVPLLPEIEDIIEQLGIAITPVLNEAVQLGIFDRCEPTYINAFVAMQQSQKVLMNPSLPEGVKWRNYFILQLLCHVGHMLKRLKIYGIQTFYTYFDNKFREFTTKYGLGKSTNKTAASFYYSSILKNVIKSCQRYISNPAFLGHGKLQCVRDRLEEFLSGLRVDSRVIIFTELRESALELVKCIDDMNNRHLRPHIFIGQSRGKEGFDDSEYIRKFAPKGRTKAERLRRLEEEKEIAASKLRKLEFERQQRSTHRTATSEEAQITGMTQKQQKDVLDRFKRGEFNVLVCTSIGEEGLDIGEVDMIICYDTTSSPIKNIQRMGRTGRKRDGKIVLLLSANESNKFEKAMEDYRELQKLISRDSLEYKVSDRIIPKEFNPECQKEFINISTKNNEVNTMEDTDSVIKFATKAMLGKLDSKQKGRVKPVKAASKRFFMPQNVDIGIIPAMKLVKKHKLNQDGQGTLNHTEVKKRKVPENEETLLDRLEYDSLDSEFSSPEKMSQGPIADIKPKLLSNVFCKQEISATDHITSSQLSSLKLNSDIIANDSCSPPVSIKRSPDSSPRNSQGTLKLEPIYSHSPPSLYKKRFEKQEGLLTLQERCYFQENYSNLNLVTLEPIPRFIVNNKSFRIPHTARVQSLINIFSGLESESKENIIEMNRLNALSRRIVHCQNEDSSSQLPCNIIVHNDNIILDPIFNKENYEGIE; encoded by the coding sequence ATGTCTGACTTCAGTGATCTTGATGATGACGATTTAGTTGAGTTGCTGGAAGCTGGAGTTAACAGATGTGTAGAAACCACTGTAAGGAGGCACAATTTACCGGTTCAGAGGGATTTAGTAGGTAATATCTTAAAAGGTGAGAAGAGTTATTACGAGGAAATCAAAACAACTGTAACATATAAGCCTACTCATCATCAATTATGCTATGAGAAGTTGGGACTATATGTGTATCCTACGAATTATGAAGTTAGAGATTATCAATTTGAAATTGTTAAACGTGCACTATTTGAGAATGTCTTGTGTGCAATTCCTACTGGTATGGGAAAGACATTTATAGCCAGTACTGTAATGCTAAATTACTACAATTGGACCAAAACTTCAAAGATAATATTTACAGCTCCTACTAGACCATTGGTTGCGCAGCAAATAAAGGCGTGCCTTGGTATAACTGGGCTACCATACAGTGATACAGCAATATTGCTAGATAAAAGTCGAAAACATAGAGAACAAATATGGGCAGAAAAAAGAGTATTCTTCGCTACACCACAAGTAATTGAGAATGACTTAAAAAGAGGTGCGTTGAACCCTAATGATATAGTTTTACTGGTAATTGATGAAGCACATAGGGCTAGAGGATCGTATGCATATGTTGAGGTTGCAAAGTTCATAGATAGATTCAACACATCATATCGAACGCTTGCTCTTACAGCAACACCTGCAGCTGACTTAGAAGGTGTCCAGGAAGTGGTAGAGAACCTACACATATCTAAAATTGAGTTGCGTACAGAAGAAAGTGAAGATATTAGGAAATACATGAAGCGAAGAGATACCGAAAAGGTTAATGTCCCCCTGCTTCCAGAAATCGAAGATATAATCGAACAACTTGGAATTGCGATAACACCAGTGTTAAACGAGGCTGTTCAACTGGGTATCTTTGACAGATGTGAGCCTACTTACATAAACGCTTTCGTGGCCATGCAGCAAAGTCAGAAAGTTCTCATGAATCCATCTCTTCCAGAGGGCGTTAAATGGAGAAATTATTTTATATTACAATTACTTTGTCATGTAGGACACATGCTAAAACGTTTGAAGATATACGGTATTCAAACGTTTTACACTTATTTCGACAATAAGTTCAGGGAATTCACAACAAAATACGGTCTAGGGAAATCTACCAATAAGACTGCTGCTTCATTTTATTACAGTTCAATTTTAAAAAATGTCATTAAATCCTGTCAGCGCTATATATCTAACCCAGCGTTTTTAGGCCATGGAAAGTTACAATGTGTCCGTGATAGACTAGAAGAATTTCTTTCGGGTTTACGTGTTGATTCAAGAGTGATTATTTTTACTGAACTTCGCGAGTCTGCGCTTGAACTAGTAAAGTGCATCGATGACATGAATAACAGACATTTGAGACCGCATATATTTATTGGTCAGTCAAGAGGCAAGGAAGGATTTGATGATTCAGAATACATAAGGAAATTTGCTCCAAAGGGTAGAACGAAGGCCGAACGATTGCGCAGGTTGGAGGAAGAGAAGGAGATTGCAGCGTCTAAGTTACGAAAATTGGAATTTGAAAGGCAGCAAAGGAGTACTCATAGAACAGCTACCTCTGAAGAAGCACAGATCACAGGAATGACGCAAAAACAACAGAAAGATGTTCTTGACCGATTCAAACGCGGTGAATTTAACGTACTTGTATGTACTTCGATAGGAGAAGAGGGTTTAGATATTGGTGAGGTTGATATGATTATATGCTATGATACAACAAGCAGCCCAATTAAGAACATTCAACGTATGGGAAGAACGGGGAGAAAGCGCGACGGTAAGATTGTGCTTTTGTTGAGTGCAAATGAAAGTAATAAATTTGAGAAGGCTATGGAAGATTATAGGGAATTGCAAAAGTTAATATCAAGAGACTCTTTAGAATACAAAGTCTCAGACAGAATAATTCCAAAGGAGTTCAATCCTGAATGCCAGAAAGAGTTTATTAATATTTCTACTAAAAATAATGAAGTTAATACAATGGAAGACACTGACTCAGTTATAAAATTTGCAACGAAGGCTATGCTTGGTAAGCTTGACAGCAAACAAAAGGGTAGAGTGAAACCTGTGAAAGCAGCATCAAAGCGTTTCTTCATGCCCCAAAACGTTGACATTGGCATTATCCCAGCCATGAAATTGGTTAAGAAACATAAGCTAAATCAAGATGGACAAGGTACATTAAATCATACAGAAGTGAAAAAGCGCAAAGTACCAGAAAACGAAGAGACACTACTCGATAGGTTAGAGTACGACTCTCTGGACTCTGAATTTTCCTCACCGGAAAAAATGAGTCAAGGTCCTATTGCAGACATCAAACCGAAGCTTCTTTCCAATGTTTTCTGCAAACAAGAAATATCTGCTACCGACCATATTACATCGTCTCAGTTAAGCTCACTGAAGCTTAATTCCGATATAATAGCCAATGATTCATGTTCACCTCCAGTGTCTATAAAGCGCTCACCTGACAGCAGCCCTAGGAATTCGCAAGGTACGCTAAAGTTGGAGCCGATTTACAGCCATAGCCCTCCCTCTCTTTACAAAAAAAGGTTTGAAAAGCAAGAAGGCTTACTAACTCTGCAAGAGCGCTGTTACTTCCAAGAGAACTACTCAAACTTGAACCTCGTAACTTTGGAACCCATTCCAAGGTTTATCGTTAATAATAAATCTTTCAGAATACCACATACAGCACGTGTGCAATCTCTTATTAATATTTTTAGTGGATTGGAATCTGAGTCCAAGGAGAACATCATTGAGATGAATAGGTTAAATGCCTTATCCCGCCGAATAGTTCACTGTCAGAATGAAGATAGCAGTAGTCAGTTACCTTGTAACATCATTGTTCATAACGATAACATTATTTTAGATCCAATTTTCAATAAGGAGAATTATGAAGGAATTGAATAG
- the SEC3 gene encoding GTP-Rho binding exocyst subunit SEC3 (Syntenic homolog of Ashbya gossypii ADR012C; Syntenic homolog of Saccharomyces cerevisiae YER008C (SEC3)), with translation MLKRFSHSRGSSVGENTGGHSIFHKRTPSNNNPPNTGSPAPSNTVVSGSRSSVNSSASNFLAEQYERDRKSIIQSCFQKVDPVTNTAANVYITHVRIIENSKYPSSRPPIDSPLSNKKKRILIVSARANGMGKLLHKARENSNGTIQIGRSWDMNELTLIERDTERNEGFFFLMGKRYYWETNSAKERTVFVKSVVKIYMENSNGRLPQLINWDLSLFDLDERVYQRAVISSFKQTSDNSRNKPTQFNPQLMYDHRSPSRNENSQSEQNSAVKKPTGNAVQTYKKEKRIISGDAKGPMSIPEHSYEQSQTYEPPARQKNTVQAQAKYKKEYHAYSQNSITPVTPVTPAMGLSDSAHVNFSPLTTNTYTSGTDDTKYNNIIHENDTRKPKKQNGSEPQALASNSRNNKSELPSQLYRNDDKKKSPAHAISQELVTDEGSEIHNFVRTVATIRDGNPNSGDSFTFTKPSTPADSTLDFSRADVPHFASTTDLPHPLQIHHEQLENDEVAYTQVRNSRALNDFSDSHQKPTLNASDINQSSHELQRSPEETEELNYQAVVDILDEINWSAHDNSTYILDRLMKKVAEAEYQLNEQLMTLPKSVSDLNAYKSKTIDECQKMDPTLSFFTMELTSVSRDIDYVEKQSNGLQVEAANKKMLWKELSEMLDSVSLAGFSLEELLTLPLTKSNLGKLESLLCALHKAIGALDSGSKREQYGLGEIRALKDRRQAYKRITDQFLKRVLQQLDVKFKNLTVSSTGLADSLTELLVFSSLPLFCKDVSEDIYDELMAQFTSAILPAYESRIADINEFVKVNAIKPLAPPDKEVKNELISLWESFRKTKKLNFTKCSKEDELNTFLKAFGAMEELCISYQNFIDRFFHISSNLSFPEYVNKYDQNSRQFDLYEVLELQSNRDSAKSKYQMVNSVFQSHFNKFVIEVSQNLKKNTCHIPAALFYLENKAKLLKPTDQEFLLTMLLKAFEKMKQDWESYVNERIMHNERSNIDFNSKTLFPDILSFPIFVRVAEEEVDFMSSKVDVTVEDNEGVSKYLDITYCNWGNSLTKILTEGEQPDTNNTLLPANISLKLEKSIAFIRNSHWLVETLPILRKESLASIVHKSKQVFDTQKEIYADILLHQEMGDLFAFVEGAHGLIKTSSPNANPSSWAAYSPHHLSTLINKYTSQKIDEIVGNLYGVMVLHFSVDNKMAENLCEKLWSCVQGETVSFYLRFYSLVDKHYKGTYINFTKNDIIGSFDKHKDFNAK, from the coding sequence ATGTTAAAACGATTTTCACATAGTAGAGGAAGCTCTGTAGGAGAGAACACAGGTGGACATTCGATTTTCCATAAGCGAACACCGTCTAATAACAATCCTCCTAATACAGGAAGTCCGGCGCCATCAAATACTGTGGTATCTGGTTCAAGGTCTAGTGTAAACAGTTCAGCAAGCAATTTTCTTGCAGAGCAGTATGAGAGAGACAGAAAGAGTATTATTCAGTCTTGTTTTCAAAAAGTTGACCCGGTAACTAATACTGCTGCTAATGTATATATTACTCATGTTCGAATAATTGAAAATTCCAAATATCCAAGTAGCAGGCCACCAATAGATTCACCATTATCGAATAAAAAGAAGCGTATATTAATTGTGAGCGCAAGGGCCAATGGTATGGGGAAACTTTTGCATAAAGCTCGGGAGAACAGCAATGGAACCATTCAAATTGGTAGATCGTGGGATATGAACGAATTGACACTAATCGAGAGAGATACAGAACGCAATGAAGGCTTTTTCTTTTTGATGGGAAAGAGATACTATTGGGAAACCAATTCTGCTAAGGAGAGAACTGTTTTCGTGAAGAGTGTGGTGAAAATATATATGGAAAACTCCAATGGCCGCCTTCCACAGCTGATTAATTGGGATTTATCTTTGTTTGATCTTGATGAAAGAGTTTACCAACGTGCTGTGATATCTTCTTTTAAGCAAACCTCAGATAATTCTCGTAATAAACCTACCCAATTTAACCCACAACTAATGTACGATCACCGATCACCCTCAAGGAATGAAAACTCTCAGTCGGAACAGAATAGCGCAGTTAAAAAACCTACTGGTAATGCCGTGCAAACTTATAAAAAGGAGAAGAGAATCATTTCAGGGGACGCCAAAGGCCCAATGTCGATTCCTGAACATAGTTACGAACAATCACAAACGTATGAACCACCAGCTCGACAAAAAAATACTGTACAGGCTCAAGcaaaatataaaaaagAATATCATGCCTACTCGCAGAATTCTATTACTCCTGTTACTCCTGTTACGCCAGCTATGGGGCTTTCGGATTCAGCTCATGTTAATTTTTCACCTCTTACTACTAATACTTATACCAGTGGTACAGATGATACCAAATATAACAATATTATACACGAAAATGATACCAGGAAACCAAAGAAACAAAACGGGTCTGAGCCTCAGGCCTTGGCATCTAATTCAAGAAACAATAAGTCTGAATTACCCTCTCAGCTCTACCGAAATGATGACAAAAAGAAGAGCCCTGCTCATGCTATATCACAGGAACTAGTAACAGATGAAGGGTCTGAAATTCATAATTTTGTCAGAACTGTCGCTACTATTAGGGACGGTAACCCTAATAGCGGAGATTCTTTTACCTTCACTAAACCCAGTACACCTGCTGACAGCACCTTAGATTTCAGTCGAGCGGATGTACCCCACTTTGCCAGTACTACCGATTTACCACATCCGCTCCAGATTCATCATGAACAATTGGAGAATGATGAAGTTGCTTATACTCAGGTTCGCAATAGTAGGGCTTTGAACGATTTCTCTGATTCACATCAGAAGCCAACTTTGAATGCTTCTGATATTAACCAAAGTTCACATGAATTACAGAGGTCGCCAGAGGAAACTGAAGAATTAAATTACCAAGCAGTAGTGGATATCCTTGACGAAATTAATTGGTCTGCACATGACAATTCAACCTACATTTTGGATCGATTAATGAAGAAAGTTGCTGAAGCAGAGTATCAATTAAATGAACAGCTGATGACATTACCGAAGAGTGTATCCGATCTTAATGCTTATAAGTCGAAAACTATCGATGAATGTCAAAAAATGGATCCAACTCTATCTTTTTTTACAATGGAGCTTACTAGTGTTTCCAGGGACATAGATTATGTGGAAAAGCAGTCTAATGGTTTACAGGTCGAGGCTGCCAACAAAAAGATGTTGTGGAAAGAATTGTCAGAAATGTTGGATTCAGTATCACTGGCAGGGTTCTCATTAGAGGAATTATTGACACTTCCTCTAACGAAATCAAACTTAGGGAAGCTTGAGTCATTACTATGTGCGCTACACAAAGCAATTGGCGCCCTAGACAGTGGATCTAAACGTGAACAGTATGGCCTTGGTGAAATTCGAGCATTGAAAGATAGGCGACAAGCATATAAACGGATAACTGATCAATTCCTGAAGAGAGTATTGCAACAGCTCGATGTAAAATTTAAAAACCTTACAGTCTCCTCTACGGGCTTGGCAGATTCCTTAACGGAACTGCTGgttttttcttctttacCTTTATTCTGTAAGGACGTTTCTGAAGACATATATGATGAACTAATGGCCCAATTTACCTCTGCCATTTTGCCTGCTTACGAGAGCAGGATAGCTGATATAAATGAATTTGTTAAAGTTAATGCGATTAAACCACTTGCTCCACCTGACAAGGAGGTAAAAAATGAGTTGATTAGTTTGTGGGAGTCATTTAGAAAAACAAAGAAACTAAACTTCACAAAATGCTCCAAAGAGGACGAATTAAATACCTTTTTGAAGGCCTTTGGCGCAATGGAAGAGCTGTGTATAAGTTACCAAAATTTCATTGACAGATTCTTCCATATATCCTCAAACTTAAGCTTCCCTGAGTATGTTAATAAATATGATCAAAATTCCAGGCAATTCGATCTATATGAGGTCCTAGAACTCCAATCAAACCGTGATTCTGCAAAATCGAAGTATCAGATGGTGAATTCAGTATTTCAATCGCATTTCAATAAGTTTGTGATTGAAGTTAGCCAAAatctgaagaagaatacCTGCCATATCCCTGCTGCTTTATTTTATCTGGAGAATAAGGCTAAATTACTAAAGCCAACAGATCAAGAATTTTTGTTAACTATGCTGTTAAAAGCTTTTGAGAAAATGAAACAGGATTGGGAGAGCTATGTGAATGAACGTATTATGCATAATGAAAGGTCGAATATTGACTTTAATTCCAAGACACTATTCCCTGATATATTAAGCTTTCCAATATTTGTGAGGGTCGCGGAAGAAGAAGTCGATTTCATGTCATCCAAAGTTGACGTTACGGTGGAAGATAATGAAGGAGTATCCAAATACCTTGATATAACCTATTGTAATTGGGGTAATTCCTTGACCAAAATACTTACTGAAGGCGAGCAGCCAGATACTAATAATACCTTATTGCCAGCTAATATTTCTCTCAAACTAGAAAAATCAATTGCTTTCATACGGAATAGCCACTGGTTGGTAGAGACTTTACCAATATTGCGCAAAGAAAGTCTTGCATCTATAGTACACAAATCAAAACAAGTTTTCGACACTCAAAAGGAGATTTATGCTGATATATTGTTACACCAAGAAATGGGAGACTTATTTGCCTTTGTAGAAGGCGCCCATGGGCTGATTAAAACATCATCACCCAATGCAAATCCGTCTAGCTGGGCAGCTTATAGCCCTCATCACTTATCTACATTGATAAACAAATATACTTCCCAGAAAATTGATGAGATAGTTGGCAATTTATATGGCGTTATGGTTCTGCATTTTTCAGTTGATAACAAGATGGCGGAGAATTTATGTGAAAAGTTATGGTCTTGTGTGCAAGGAGAAACAGtttcattttatttgaGATTCTATTCCTTAGTAGACAAACATTACAAAGGAACCTATATAAATTTTACCAAGAATGATATCATAGGTTCATTTGATAAGCATAAGGATTTTAATGCTAAATAA